A window of Gloeothece verrucosa PCC 7822 genomic DNA:
ACAAGATGAATTTTATCAATCTTGGTATAATCAAAAAGTTAAAATAGGAATTTATGGTAAAGATATTCATCAATTCATTACCGAAGACAGACCTGACTATATTTATTATTATAATTTTTTGCAATCTTGGAGAAAGGTTTTTGGTAAAGAAAATATCATTTTGAGAGTTTTTGAAAAACAACAATTGAAAAATGGCTTAATAGGAGATTTTTTAGAAGCCATTAGTTTTAAAGAAAATAAAGATTATTTAAAAAATATAGACTTTATTAATGAAAGTCCCTCTATCCAAGCTATTAAATTTATGAGAATTTTTAATAATTTAATCATGAATAAAATGTATCTCTCATATCCAGTTCGACAAAAAATTAATCATTTATTGAGAATAAAATTATCGAAAAAAAATGAGTCTTTTTCAACAAAATTATTTAATAATATTATTGGATTATTATTTAAAGATACTCAAGATGTTGTTTTGACTCATCAGGAAAAGATAGACATTCTTAAGGAATTTGAAGAAAATAATCAGAAAGTAGCTCAAGAATATTTCGGAAGACAAGACGGAAGGCTATTTTTAAAATCTCAATCTAAGTAATTACAAGCAGTAAAAGTTGGCTAAATACCATGTGTAACAACTTAATTCATTTTTTTCCATCTCCAACTTGAATCAACCTGTAATTCTAGAATATAGTCATGATAATCTAATAAACTGGGACGATGGCCAGTGCTGATAAAAGTTATGCCGATGTCTTTTAAATACTTATATAAATCTTTTTCATTTTTGAGGTCTAGGGCACTGGTAGCCTCATCTAAAATAACATAGTCTGGCTGGTTAAGTAAAATACGGGCGAAATTAACCCGTTGTTGTTCTCCCACTGACAGAACTGATCTCCAATCATACTGTACATCAAAACCGCCGAATCTTTCTTCTAAACCTTGTAGATTAACTTGCTGGAGTACCTGTTGTAATTCCTCATCCTTAACCTGACTCCTACGATAGGGATAAAGTAACTGATCTCGTAATGTTCCTAAAATCATATAGGGACGTTGCGGCAAAAACAGCATTTGCTCAATATCTGGCCGTATAATTAAGCCAGTACCAGCATTGTCTAGTCCAGCGATCGCTCTTAACAAAGAACTTTTTCCACAGCCGCTTGGCCCCCAAATTAGCAAATCTGAAGCCGGTTCCAGGGTAAATGAAAGATGTTTAATTAAAGTTCGTTTATAATCGGGGGTTAGCAAGGTCATTTCTTTAATAGCTATTCTATTATCTATCTGAGTATGAATACAATTGAATTCCTGTTGCTGTTTTTGAGTAGAAAGATTCATCACCGTCAAAAATGACCCTAAACGATTAATTTGAGCGATAAAAGCACTTAAACTATCAAACTGTCTGACAATCAAAGAAAAAGCCGACAGAATTTGAGCAAAAGCCAAATTAGCTTGAGTAATTACACCAAATTCCACTTTGCCGTTAAAATAGAGAGGAGCAATCACTAAAGAAGGTATAATCAGATGAAAATAATTGTAGCCAACGGTAAAAAATCTTAAATTACGCTGCCAACCAATCAATTCCATCAAATTTTTAAATACTGCATTAAAAGTTTTTTTAATTTGTTTTAATTCGGGTTTTTCTCCCATAAAAAAAGCAATCATTTCGCTGTGATTCCGTACATAAATAAGTTGATAGCGAAAATTAGCTTCTTTTTGAAGTTGTTTAAAATTGAGCTTAATTAATTTTTTGCCTAATAAAATAGTAATAAAACTTCCCAAAAAAACATAAACAATAACAATGATTACCAAACTAAAAGAAATAGAATAAAGAATCCCTAAAAAAGAGATCAAAGTAATAATACTCTCAATAATTTTGAGAAAATACTCAAGAGTCGCTATTGTAAAAGCTTCTATATCCTGACTTATCCGCTCATCAGGATTGTCAATTTCGGAATTATAATTAATGGTGTAAAAATTACGGTTACTAAAATATTTGTCTAAAAAATAACAAGTTAACCATCGTCGCCAATAAATTCTTAATTTTTGTTGAAAATAAGTATAAAAAACCACAAGAGGAATCATAATAACAAAAGAACCTATATAAATTAAAGCTAAATAAAAAAACTTTGATGTATTCTTATTGGCGAGCGCTGTCATAAAATCTCGATTAATAAAACTCCAATATACATCAACTCCGTTTACTGAGAGAACTAATAATAACAACACCATTAATAACGCTCTAGCTCCCCATTTTTCTTCAGAAAACCAGTAGGGAATAGTAAGATGCCAAAAAACATACCAGAATTGACGATTAAATAGGTTCATAACTAATAGTCAGATGCTATAATATTATAAGCAAATAGAACAGTATCAACTGTTGTAAAAGCTAAAATAAAACTAAAAAGAAAGCTAAATTCTGTTTTGATGTATTTCTCTGTGAAGATGGAAAGCATAATTATAGCACCAATTTAGCCAGAAAGATCGAAAAGCCAAACAACAATTAATTAATCTGTGAATAAATAAAAAATGATCCTGTTGTCTATTTTTTATTCTCTACTTTAATGATTATGGAAGACAATAAACAAAAAAGCAATAATTTTATTACTACTTTTAAGTTTGCCTGGCATTATTGGTCTGGATACCGTTATGCTATTGTATTTTTACTGGTTTTGCTGGGACTTCAGACTATTTTACAGGTTTTTATTCCCATTTTGACAGGAAAATTAGTCAATAGTTTTACCAATTCTACAGATAATTGGATCATTCCTGCGTGGATATGTGGAACTTTAGCTAGTATAAAATTATTATCTTACATTTTGCGGATATCGACAATTTATTTATGGAGTAACGCGACTATGAAAGTGACAAGTAAACTTGTCGCTGAAACTTTTAATAGAGTGCAACATTTAAGTACAGAATGGCATATCAACAATTTTGCAGGTAGTATCATCAGAAATATTAATCGTGGAACATGGGGTTTTGACAAGTTTATTGATACACTCTCTATGTCAATTTACCCAAGTATTTTGACAAGTATCGGGTTGATATGTATTTTATTTAGAAACGGGGTTTGGATTGGAATTATTGGTTTTTTGGGCTTTATAATTTTCTTTTTTGTAACTAACAATCTATCAAAAAACTATTTAGTTCCTAGTTTTGAAGAAGTTAATCAAGTAGATACCAAGATGAATGGTATTCTCTCAGATGCTATTGTCTGTAATAGCTTAATTAAATCTTTTGCAACTGAAGAATATGAAAACCAAAAATTTAACCAAATAGTAGAGCAATGGCGCATTAAAAACAAAAAAGTTTGGTGGCGCATGGAAACATTTTTATCGGCTCAATCTCTCTTGTTTTTAATGTTAGAAACCGCCATTATTAGCATCGCTATTTGGTTATGGTATCAAGGCATTCGCACAGCCGGTGATGTCATTACAATTTTGGCAAGTTTTCAGATGGCACAAGGTAAAATGCAAGAAATTAGCAATGGCATCAGTAATTTAAAAAAATCTATCACTGATCTTAAAGAAATTATCAATTTAGAACATATTAATGCCAAAATAGTTGATAGTGAATCTGCCGTTAATTTAGAAATAAAATTAGGAAAAATTGCTTTTAAAGAAGTAAGCTTTAGTTATACAAATCAAAAAAATACTCTTTATAAAAACCTTTCTATTACAATTAATGGTGGGCAAAAAGTTGCCCTTGTTGGTCATTCTGGGAGTGGGAAAAGTACCTTTATTAAATTGCTTCAGCGCCTTTATGATGTGCAAGAAGGAGAAATAACGATTGATGATCAAAATATTCGTGATATTACTCAACAAAGTTTACGCAAAGCTATCGCCGTAGTTCCTCAAGAACCTATACTTTTTCACCGTTCGATCGCTGAAAATATTAGCTATGGTAAACCCGATGCCACAAGAGCAGAAATTGAAGAAGCCGCCCGTAAAGCGTACGCTCACGACTTCATTATTAACTTACCTGAAGGTTATGATAGTCAAGTCGGAGAGCGTGGTGTCAAACTTTCAGGAGGTGAACGTCAAAGGATAGCAATAGCTCGGGCTTTTTTAGCTGACTGTCCTATTCTCGTTTTAGATGAAGCAACCAGCAGCTTAGATTCTGTTTCAGAAGCCTTAATTCAAAAAGCATTAGATAGCTTATTTATCGGACGAACAACGGTAATTATTGCCCATAGATTATCAACAATTAAAGCTGTGGATCGCATTTTTGTTTTCTCTCAAGGAAATATAGTTGAAGAAGGAACACACGAAACTTTACTCAGTGATTTGAAAAGTCATTACTACGCCCTCTACTCTCTTCAGTCTCGTAGTAACGGCTTTTATGGGTGAGGTAATTTGTTAACGAAAAACCGAGAAAATGGAGAATTATTTTGATTATGGGAGAAAATTGAAAATTAAGTTATTTAATAAGATGGCTATTCTCAATAAGCTGCAAATTTCTTCCAATTTAACCGATTAAAACCAGTCTGGACAATTGTTTCAACAAGCTTGTCACCCCCTCATGGCACTGTTGCACTATTCCAAGAGTACCTGTTGCGATAACTCAACGATAGTTTTAATTAAGACGCTAGGGTTGATCGGTTTAATAATGTGTCTTTGAAATCCCTCTCTAAGAGCTTG
This region includes:
- a CDS encoding ABC transporter ATP-binding protein/permease; this translates as MNLFNRQFWYVFWHLTIPYWFSEEKWGARALLMVLLLLVLSVNGVDVYWSFINRDFMTALANKNTSKFFYLALIYIGSFVIMIPLVVFYTYFQQKLRIYWRRWLTCYFLDKYFSNRNFYTINYNSEIDNPDERISQDIEAFTIATLEYFLKIIESIITLISFLGILYSISFSLVIIVIVYVFLGSFITILLGKKLIKLNFKQLQKEANFRYQLIYVRNHSEMIAFFMGEKPELKQIKKTFNAVFKNLMELIGWQRNLRFFTVGYNYFHLIIPSLVIAPLYFNGKVEFGVITQANLAFAQILSAFSLIVRQFDSLSAFIAQINRLGSFLTVMNLSTQKQQQEFNCIHTQIDNRIAIKEMTLLTPDYKRTLIKHLSFTLEPASDLLIWGPSGCGKSSLLRAIAGLDNAGTGLIIRPDIEQMLFLPQRPYMILGTLRDQLLYPYRRSQVKDEELQQVLQQVNLQGLEERFGGFDVQYDWRSVLSVGEQQRVNFARILLNQPDYVILDEATSALDLKNEKDLYKYLKDIGITFISTGHRPSLLDYHDYILELQVDSSWRWKKMN
- a CDS encoding ABC transporter ATP-binding protein, translated to MEDNKQKSNNFITTFKFAWHYWSGYRYAIVFLLVLLGLQTILQVFIPILTGKLVNSFTNSTDNWIIPAWICGTLASIKLLSYILRISTIYLWSNATMKVTSKLVAETFNRVQHLSTEWHINNFAGSIIRNINRGTWGFDKFIDTLSMSIYPSILTSIGLICILFRNGVWIGIIGFLGFIIFFFVTNNLSKNYLVPSFEEVNQVDTKMNGILSDAIVCNSLIKSFATEEYENQKFNQIVEQWRIKNKKVWWRMETFLSAQSLLFLMLETAIISIAIWLWYQGIRTAGDVITILASFQMAQGKMQEISNGISNLKKSITDLKEIINLEHINAKIVDSESAVNLEIKLGKIAFKEVSFSYTNQKNTLYKNLSITINGGQKVALVGHSGSGKSTFIKLLQRLYDVQEGEITIDDQNIRDITQQSLRKAIAVVPQEPILFHRSIAENISYGKPDATRAEIEEAARKAYAHDFIINLPEGYDSQVGERGVKLSGGERQRIAIARAFLADCPILVLDEATSSLDSVSEALIQKALDSLFIGRTTVIIAHRLSTIKAVDRIFVFSQGNIVEEGTHETLLSDLKSHYYALYSLQSRSNGFYG